One Oceanicoccus sagamiensis genomic region harbors:
- a CDS encoding 3-hydroxyacyl-CoA dehydrogenase NAD-binding domain-containing protein, with amino-acid sequence MSHVTISKDADNIVTILLDDPERPVNVMNAGYIEGMEKAANAIEADIDTVAGVIIASAKSTFFAGGDLDEILALTQDNAAAYGEKGLRIKASLRKLETLGKPVVAAINGAALGGGYEICLAAHHRVAIDDRAVTIGLPEVTLGLLPGAGGIVRTVRMLGLKAALPVLSQGRNYNAQAALKAGLIDDIASDADDMIAKAKAWIQANPESSQPWDVKRFQFPGGNVDSRAILSLIPMAGAELLGRRKGLYPAESAILNCAIESMRIDFDGASRVESRYLANLAVTPEAKNMMTYFFQMQKIRGGSARPDGFDKSKVSKVGILGAGMMGAGIAYCAAAAGIDVVLKDVSKEQAEKGKAYSATVLDGLIAKGRSSDAKKTDILARINATDNMADLKGCELVVEAVFEKQALKETVTQEAEAQLAEGVVFATNTSTLPITGLAAASRNAANYIGLHFFSPVDKMALVEIICGKDTSDATLAKGYDFVKQIRKIPIVVNDSRCFYTSRCYEVYQDEAAWLLSDGVSPVLMENLAVQVGLPVGPLAANDEVAQRLILEIKNSVKAGVEAQGNSYPVDKPPYQWMKKMVEELGRLGKASGAGYYDYPEGEKKRIWPELQALQPAATQDITHQDIKDRLMFCQSVEAVRCLEEKVLRSVEDCNIGSILGLGFPVYTGGQLQYINSYGVQAFADRAQELADKFGERFAPPALLLEMAAANKTF; translated from the coding sequence ATGAGTCATGTAACAATCAGTAAAGATGCCGATAATATTGTCACGATTTTACTGGACGATCCTGAGCGTCCGGTCAATGTGATGAATGCGGGCTATATCGAAGGTATGGAAAAAGCCGCCAATGCTATTGAAGCGGATATCGACACTGTTGCCGGTGTGATTATCGCTTCGGCTAAAAGTACTTTCTTCGCCGGTGGCGACCTCGATGAAATTCTGGCATTAACCCAGGACAATGCTGCGGCCTATGGTGAAAAAGGTCTGCGTATTAAAGCCAGTTTAAGAAAGCTGGAAACTTTGGGTAAGCCTGTTGTGGCTGCCATTAATGGTGCTGCCCTGGGCGGTGGTTATGAAATTTGTTTGGCCGCGCATCATCGCGTAGCAATCGATGACCGTGCAGTGACTATCGGTTTGCCGGAAGTGACTTTAGGTTTATTGCCTGGTGCTGGCGGCATTGTTCGTACCGTGCGTATGCTGGGTTTAAAAGCGGCATTGCCAGTCTTAAGTCAAGGGCGCAACTATAATGCGCAAGCTGCATTAAAAGCGGGTTTGATTGATGATATTGCCAGCGATGCTGACGATATGATCGCCAAGGCTAAAGCCTGGATTCAAGCCAACCCTGAATCATCACAGCCCTGGGATGTTAAGCGCTTTCAGTTCCCCGGTGGCAATGTGGACAGCCGAGCTATTCTGAGTTTGATCCCGATGGCCGGTGCTGAGTTGTTAGGCCGCCGCAAAGGTTTATATCCTGCTGAGTCCGCTATTCTAAATTGCGCCATTGAAAGTATGCGTATTGATTTTGACGGTGCCAGCCGTGTTGAAAGCCGTTATTTAGCCAATCTTGCGGTCACGCCTGAAGCTAAAAATATGATGACCTATTTTTTCCAGATGCAAAAAATTCGCGGCGGTTCTGCGCGCCCTGATGGTTTTGATAAAAGCAAAGTCTCGAAGGTAGGTATTTTGGGGGCCGGTATGATGGGTGCCGGTATTGCTTACTGTGCAGCTGCTGCCGGCATTGATGTTGTGCTTAAAGATGTGAGTAAAGAACAGGCGGAAAAAGGCAAAGCTTATAGTGCAACAGTGTTGGATGGTTTGATTGCCAAGGGCCGTTCAAGCGACGCTAAAAAAACTGACATTCTTGCTCGCATAAATGCCACTGATAATATGGCGGACCTTAAAGGTTGTGAGTTAGTCGTTGAGGCTGTATTTGAAAAGCAGGCGCTAAAAGAAACCGTTACTCAAGAAGCTGAAGCGCAATTAGCAGAAGGGGTGGTCTTTGCGACTAACACATCTACGTTGCCTATTACGGGTTTGGCTGCAGCATCTCGTAATGCTGCAAACTATATTGGCCTGCATTTCTTCTCTCCTGTCGATAAGATGGCTTTGGTAGAAATTATCTGTGGCAAAGACACCAGCGATGCGACCTTGGCTAAAGGTTATGACTTTGTTAAACAGATTCGTAAAATACCGATTGTGGTCAATGATAGTCGTTGCTTCTATACCTCACGTTGCTACGAAGTGTATCAGGATGAAGCTGCCTGGTTATTAAGTGACGGTGTTAGCCCGGTGCTGATGGAAAACCTGGCGGTGCAGGTTGGTCTTCCGGTGGGGCCGCTAGCGGCTAACGATGAAGTTGCCCAGCGTCTTATTCTAGAAATTAAAAACTCCGTTAAAGCCGGTGTTGAAGCGCAAGGCAATAGCTATCCTGTAGATAAGCCTCCTTACCAGTGGATGAAAAAAATGGTTGAGGAATTAGGCCGTCTCGGTAAGGCCAGTGGTGCGGGTTACTATGACTACCCTGAAGGTGAGAAAAAACGTATTTGGCCTGAGCTGCAAGCTTTACAACCTGCTGCTACTCAGGATATTACTCATCAGGATATTAAAGATCGCTTAATGTTCTGCCAGTCGGTTGAGGCTGTACGCTGTCTTGAAGAGAAGGTATTACGCTCGGTAGAAGATTGTAATATTGGCTCTATTCTTGGGCTGGGCTTTCCTGTTTATACCGGTGGCCAATTGCAGTATATCAATAGCTATGGTGTACAGGCTTTTGCTGATCGTGCTCAAGAGCTGGCTGATAAATTTGGTGAGCGCTTTGCCCCTCCAGCGTTATTGCTGGAAATGGCCGCCGCTAATAAAACGTTTTAG
- a CDS encoding NADP-dependent oxidoreductase — protein sequence MNRQFLLNAHPVGDIKLTDLKYHESPMPVMGEGEILVKMEYLAVEPAMRGWMAGRSDYTEPLKVGDLMRGFGAGEVIESANSLYQVGCRVSGLLGMQEYAVTNGENFPIGIIDEAIDTASHLGVLGVTGLTAYCGLKAIGQPKVGETVLVSAAAGATGSVVGQLAKLQGCRVIGLAGSAKKCEWLTGELGFDAAINYKTDNVAESIQQHCPGGIDIYWDNVGGAILDLALEQLAVGARIVVCGGISRYNVSGEVPGPKNYFNIVFNNALMKGFVVSHYAHLFPEAIAELKKYLLSGELKHHEDIVEGFEQAPVALQRLFNGDNVGKQLVKV from the coding sequence ATGAATCGTCAGTTTTTACTGAATGCCCATCCCGTCGGTGATATCAAACTCACCGATTTAAAATATCACGAGAGCCCAATGCCGGTGATGGGGGAAGGTGAGATTTTAGTAAAAATGGAATATCTGGCGGTTGAGCCTGCCATGCGTGGTTGGATGGCGGGGCGCTCTGATTATACCGAGCCGCTTAAAGTCGGTGACTTGATGCGAGGCTTTGGTGCCGGTGAAGTGATTGAGTCGGCCAATAGCCTGTATCAGGTAGGTTGCCGAGTGAGTGGCTTATTGGGTATGCAGGAATATGCGGTCACCAATGGTGAAAATTTTCCTATCGGTATTATTGATGAGGCGATTGATACTGCTTCACATTTAGGCGTGTTAGGTGTTACCGGCCTAACTGCTTACTGCGGCCTAAAAGCTATCGGTCAACCCAAGGTAGGAGAGACCGTATTGGTTTCTGCTGCTGCGGGTGCCACCGGTTCTGTAGTTGGTCAGTTGGCCAAATTACAGGGTTGCCGTGTTATTGGCCTGGCCGGTTCCGCTAAAAAGTGTGAGTGGCTAACAGGTGAATTAGGTTTTGATGCGGCGATTAACTACAAAACCGATAATGTTGCCGAGAGTATCCAGCAGCATTGCCCAGGGGGTATTGATATCTATTGGGATAATGTGGGCGGCGCCATACTGGATTTAGCCCTCGAGCAGTTGGCTGTCGGTGCTCGTATTGTCGTTTGTGGTGGTATCTCACGGTATAACGTGAGCGGTGAAGTCCCCGGCCCTAAAAACTATTTTAATATTGTGTTTAATAATGCATTAATGAAAGGTTTTGTCGTTTCCCATTATGCCCATTTATTTCCAGAGGCAATTGCGGAGCTAAAGAAATATTTACTCAGCGGTGAGTTAAAGCACCATGAGGATATTGTAGAAGGTTTTGAGCAGGCGCCGGTGGCGCTACAGCGATTGTTTAATGGCGATAATGTCGGTAAGCAGTTGGTTAAGGTATAA
- a CDS encoding acetyl-CoA C-acetyltransferase, with the protein MPIEAFVYDAIRTPRGKGKVGGGLNEVTPINLVVGLLEELKKRNDLDTTQVDDVVLGCVTPTGEQGAVMPKLALLASSWDEKVSGQQINRFCGSGLETVNLAAMKVASGWEDLVVAGGYESMSRVTMGSDGGAWVQDTDTNAKLNFVPQGISADLIATIDGYSREDVDAYAVRSHQRAAHARDNGYFDNQIIPVRGLNGEIILDHDQLIRPTATVESLGQLTAVFKDMGEQAYDAVAKLRYPELEFVNHVHTAGNSSGIVDGASLVLIGSEAKGKELGLKPRARIVATAITSNEPTIMLTAPSEAAEKVLKKAGMTTDDIDIFELNEAFASVVMRFQTRLNISDDRINVNGGAIAMGHPLGATGGMILGTVVEELERRQLKRGLVTLCIGGGMGIATIIERV; encoded by the coding sequence ATGCCCATAGAAGCATTTGTCTACGATGCAATCCGTACCCCAAGGGGTAAAGGTAAAGTTGGTGGTGGTTTAAATGAAGTAACCCCAATTAATTTAGTCGTTGGCTTATTGGAAGAGTTAAAAAAACGTAATGACCTTGATACCACGCAGGTCGATGACGTGGTGTTAGGTTGTGTGACGCCAACAGGCGAGCAGGGTGCCGTTATGCCCAAGCTGGCTTTGTTGGCTTCAAGCTGGGATGAGAAAGTCTCTGGTCAGCAGATTAACCGCTTTTGTGGTTCCGGTCTGGAAACTGTTAACCTGGCTGCTATGAAGGTGGCTTCAGGCTGGGAAGACTTAGTCGTTGCCGGTGGTTATGAGTCTATGTCTCGTGTCACTATGGGTAGCGATGGTGGCGCCTGGGTGCAAGATACCGACACCAACGCCAAACTGAATTTTGTACCTCAAGGAATTAGTGCTGATCTGATCGCAACCATCGACGGTTATTCCCGTGAAGATGTTGATGCTTATGCTGTTCGTTCACATCAGCGCGCCGCCCATGCCCGTGATAATGGTTATTTTGATAACCAGATTATTCCTGTGCGCGGCCTTAATGGTGAAATTATTCTGGATCACGATCAACTGATTCGTCCTACCGCTACTGTTGAGTCTTTAGGGCAGTTAACGGCTGTGTTCAAAGATATGGGCGAGCAGGCCTATGATGCGGTGGCTAAATTACGCTATCCCGAACTTGAGTTTGTTAACCATGTGCATACCGCTGGCAACTCTTCCGGTATTGTGGATGGTGCGTCACTGGTCTTAATTGGTAGCGAAGCCAAAGGTAAAGAGCTGGGTCTAAAACCCCGTGCTCGTATCGTCGCAACGGCTATCACCAGTAATGAACCTACGATTATGCTCACAGCACCGTCAGAAGCTGCGGAAAAAGTGCTAAAGAAAGCCGGTATGACCACCGACGATATTGATATTTTTGAACTTAACGAAGCCTTTGCGTCTGTTGTTATGCGCTTCCAAACCCGTCTTAATATTTCTGATGACAGAATCAATGTTAACGGTGGCGCGATTGCTATGGGCCATCCGTTGGGTGCTACTGGCGGTATGATTCTGGGTACCGTGGTTGAAGAGCTGGAGCGTCGTCAATTAAAGCGTGGTCTGGTCACATTGTGTATCGGTGGCGGTATGGGTATTGCCACGATTATTGAACGCGTTTAA